In Eubalaena glacialis isolate mEubGla1 chromosome 3, mEubGla1.1.hap2.+ XY, whole genome shotgun sequence, the following are encoded in one genomic region:
- the LOC133087860 gene encoding LOW QUALITY PROTEIN: cullin-4A-like (The sequence of the model RefSeq protein was modified relative to this genomic sequence to represent the inferred CDS: inserted 1 base in 1 codon; substituted 3 bases at 3 genomic stop codons) yields MIMIRSIFLFLDRTYVLQNSVLPSIWDMDXDLFRNHIISDKMVQTKTMDGILLLTKRERSGEAVDRSLLQSLLGMLSDLQVYKDSFELKFLEETNCLYAALMQEREVPEYLNHVSKRLGEEGDRAITYLDHSTQKPLIACVEKXLLGEHLTAILQKGLDHLLDENRVPDLTQMYQLFSRMRGGQQALLQHWSXYIKTFGTTVFINPEKDKDMAQDLLDFKDRVDHVIEVCFQRNEKFINLMKESFESFISKRPNKPAELITKHVDSKLRAGNKEATDEELERILDKIMILFRFIHGKDVFEAFYKKDLAKRLLVGKSASIDAEKSMLSKLKHECGTAFASKLEGIFKDMELSKDIMVHFKQYMQNQSDPGSIDLTVNILTMGYWPTYTPMEVHLTPEMIKLQEVFKTFYLGKHSGXKLQWQTTLGHAVLKAEFKEGKKEFQVSLFQTLVLLVFNEGDGFSFEDIKMATGIEDNELRRTLQSLACGKARVLIKSPKGREVEDGDKFIFNGEFKHKLFRIKINQIQMKETVEEQVSTTERVFQDRRYQINTAIVRIMKMRKTLGHNLLISELYNQLKFLIKPGNLKKRIESLIDRDYMERDQDSPNQYRYVA; encoded by the exons ATGATCATGATCAGAAGTATCTTCCTGTTTCTGGATCGTACTTACGTGCTTCAGAATTCCGTGCTTCCTTCCATCTGGGATATGGATTAGGAct tatttaGAAACCATATTATTAGTGATAAAATGGTTCAGACGAAAACCATGGATGGCATCCTGCTGCTGACCAAGAGGGAGCGGAGCGGGGAGGCCGTGGACCGGAGTCTGCTGCAGAGCCTGCTGGGCATGCTGTCCGACCTCCAGGTGTATAAAGATTCATTTGAACTGAAATTTTTGGAAGAAACTAATTGTTTATATGCTGCATTAATGCAAGAAAGAGAGGTTCCGGAGTACCTGAACCATGTGAGTAAGcgcctgggggaggagggtgaCCGCGCGATCACGTATCTAGACCACAGCACACAGAAACCACTGATTGCCTGTGTGGAGAAGTAGCTGTTAGGAGAACATTTAACAGCGATTCTGCAGAAAGGGCTGGACCACCTGTTGGATGAGAACAGAGTGCCCGACCTCACTCAGATGTACCAGCTGTTCAGCCGCATGCGGGGCGGCCAGCAGGCGCTGCTGCAGCACTGGA AGTACATCAAGACTTTTGGGACAACGGTCTTTATCAATCCTGAAAAAGATAAAGATATGGCACAGGACCTGCTGGATTTCAAGGACCGAGTGGACCACGTGATAGAAGTGTGCTTCCAGAGGAACGAGAAGTTCATCAACCTGATGAAGGAGTCCTTCGAATCGTTCATCAGCAAGAGGCCAAACAAACCTGCAGAGCTGATCACAAAGCATGTTGATTCAAAATTGAGAGCAGGTAATAAGGAAGCAACGGACGAGGAGCTGGAGAGGATCCTGGACAAGATCATGATCCTATTCCGGTTCATTCACGGTAAAGATGTCTTTGAAGCATTTTATAAGAAAGATTTGGCAAAAAGACTCCTCGTTGGAAAAAGTGCCTCCATTGATGCTGAAAAGTCTATGCTGTCGAAGCTGAAGCACGAGTGTGGGACTGCTTTCGCCAGCAAGCTGGAAGGCATTTTCAAGGACATGGAGCTCTCTAAGGACATCATGGTTCATTTCAAGCAGTATATGCAGAATCAAAGTGACCCGGGCTCTATAGACCTGACAGTGAACATACTTACGATGGGATACTGGCCAACGTACACCCCCATGGAAGTACATCTAACTCCAGAAATGATTAAACTTCAGGAAGTATTCAAGACGTTCTATCTTGGAAAGCACAGCGGTTGAAAGCTTCAGTGGCAAACTACACTGGGTCACGCCGTGTTGAAAGCAGAGTttaaagagggaaagaaggagttCCAGGTGTCGCTGTTCCAGACGCTGGTGCTTCTCGTGTTCAACGAAGGGGACGGATTCAGCTTTGAGGACATAAAGATGGCCACTGGGATAGAGGACAACGAGCTGCGGAGGACATTGCAGTCCCTGGCCTGCGGGAAAGCGCGCGTCCTGATCAAAAGTCCCAAAGGAAGGGAGGTCGAAGACGGAGACAAATTCATCTTCAACGGAGAATTCAAGCACAAGTTGTTTCGGATCAAGATCAATCAAATTCAGATGAAGGAAACCGTTGAAGAACAGGTCAGCACCACAGAGCGCGTGTTCCAGGACAGGCGGTACCAGATCAACACCGCCATCGTCAGGATAATGAAGATGAGAAAGACGCTGGGCCACAACCTGCTCATTTCCGAATTGTATAATCAGCTGAAGTTTCTCATCAAGCCTGGAAATTTGAAAAAGAGAATCGAATCTCTCATAGACAGAGACTACATGGAGAGAGACCAGGACAGTCCCAACCAGTACCGCTACGTGGCCTGA